A genomic region of Papaver somniferum cultivar HN1 chromosome 7, ASM357369v1, whole genome shotgun sequence contains the following coding sequences:
- the LOC113294717 gene encoding uncharacterized protein LOC113294717, producing the protein MAGAGWIYMNADNQVVMAMAAPIGIAPSLLAETRDLLLAVRMTTTQGWKNIWFETDSTTLLSLIENSDTQTPWIIRNMLSEIHHYLNTIEQFKSTHIYREANQGVDG; encoded by the coding sequence ATGGCGGGGGCAGGATGGATCTACATGAATGCTGATAATCAGGTGGTCATGGCCATGGCAGCACCAATTGGAATTGCACCATCATTGCTAGCTGAAACACGGGATCTTCTCCTAGCAGTGAGAATGACAACAACACAAGGCTGGAAGAACATATGGTTCGAAACAGACTCGACAACACTACTAAGTTTGATCGAAAATTCAGATACTCAAACACCTTGGATCATTCGAAATATGTTATCGGAAATCCATCATTacctcaatacaatagaacagtTCAAGAGCACACATATCTATAGAGAGGCGAATCAGGGTGTTGATGGTTAG